The Drechmeria coniospora strain ARSEF 6962 chromosome 02, whole genome shotgun sequence genome has a segment encoding these proteins:
- a CDS encoding Transient receptor potential domain containing protein yields MARSDSAPTIRIAAVVLAFLATRTWASQILKTDGFSDCGTDASVKVEKLDISYDNNNKTVSFDVAGFSSKEQNVTAVLTVNAYGNQVYTKSFNPCDKANFVQRLCPVPTGSFAARGSQQIPSQFADMVPAIAFQVPDIAAQATLQLNSLEDGKKVVCLQSQVSNGKTANVPAVQYIAVGVAGAALVLTGASAVGAALSGGAASGGGVGTISPSFTEVLGWFQGMAMNGMLSVNYPPIYRSFTKNFAFSTGIVPWVGLQSAIDSFRASTGGNLTYNNVQYLKNATLVFADGSTASPNQGLSRARRDLTNPLALATRAIETSVGSSTNSSGSAQNSTGFQHTVKGIQAYAEQLAVPKSNIFMTALLIVAIVIAAIALGILLLKLILEFWALFGTFPQSLAGFRKHYWGSIARTITSLILILYGIWVLYCIFQFTHGDSWASKILAAVTLAIFTSILAFFSWKIWSMARKLKNQDGDTSALYEDKKIWVKYSLFYDSYKKDYWWMFVPIIAYMFAKGCVLAAGDGHGMTQAIAQLAIEAIMLILLLWSRPFERKSGNIINIVIAVVRVLSIACILVFVERFGVKQSTQTVAGVALIAVQSALTGILAILIAWNAINVCCKANPHRKRRKEMEALQRDMDNLTPLDARNSLLLGPGRSTKGSMSSTSSGLKDLSPGFSNSPERYYSMGEAMQPPPAPSGGPLYRPLTPTRLQETHNLVENAAPIGMGGPQPLLPTVERDYRGTYGRGFSSDQGNRSGYHRYNN; encoded by the exons ATGGCTCGCTCTGATTCGGCGCCGACCATCCGGATAGCCGCCGTGGTTCTCGCATTTCTGGCGACGAGAACATGGGCCTCCCAGATCCTCAAGACGGACGGCTTCAGTGATTGCGGCACTGATGCCAGCGTCAAGGTCGAAAAGCTTGACATCAGCtacgacaacaacaacaagACGGTGAGCTTtgacgtcgccggcttcaGCAGCAAGGAACAGAATGTCACCGCCGTTCTCACCGTAAATGCGTACGGAAACCAGGTCTACACAAAGTCTTTCAACCCCTGCGACAAGGCCAATTTTGTCCAGCGTCTATGTCCCGTTCCCACCGGAAGCTTTGCCGCCAGGGGAAGTCAGCAAATCCCCTCTCAGTTTGCCGACATGGTCCCCGCCATTGCCTTCCAGGTTCCCGACATTGCTGCCCAGGCGACGCTGCAGCTGAACAGTCTCGAGGATGGAAAGAAGGTCGTCTGCCTCCAGTCTCAGGTCTCCAACGGAAAGACAGCGAACGTGCCGGCGGTCCAGTACATCGCAGTTGGCGTTGCCGGTGCAGCCCTAGTCTTGACTGGAGCCTCTGCAGTCGGTGCGGCGTTGTCTGGTGGTGCAGCGTCGGGTGGGGGAGTCGGCACCATCTCTCCCTCCTTCACCGAAGTTCTTGGCTGGTTCCAGGGCATGGCAATGAATGGCATGCTGTCTGTCAACTACCCACCTATATACCGCAGTTTCACCAAGAACTTCGCCTTCTCCACGGGTATTGTCCCATGGGTTGGCCTCCAATCCGCCATCGACAGCTTTCGAGCCAGCACTGGCGGCAACCTAACCTACAACAACGTCCAATATCTCAAAAACGCAACGTTGGTCTTTGCCGACGGTTCCACCGCCAGTCCTAACCAGGGTCtttcgagggcgaggcgtgACTTGACCAACCCTCTCGCCTTGGCGACTCGTGCAATCGAAACCTCCGTCGGCAGCTCTACGAAcagctcgggctcggcccAAAACTCTACTGGTTTTCAGCACACCGTCAAAGGCATCCAGGCTTACGCAGAGCAGCTCGCCGTGCCCAAGTCCAACATATTCATGACTGCTCTGCTCATTGTCGCCATTGTCATCGCAGCCATTGCCCTCGGAATTTTGCTTCTAAAGCTTATTTTGGAATTCTGGGCTCTCTTCGGCACCTTTCCCCAGTCACTCGCTGGCTTCCGCAAGCACTACTGGGGGTCCATTGCCCGCACCATAACATCTCTCATCCTGATCCTCTACGGCATCTGGGTGCTCTACTGCATCTTCCAATTCACCCATGGCGATTCGTGGGCATCCAAGATCCTAGCGGCCGTCACACTTGCCATTTTCACCTCAATTCTCGCCTTTTTCTCATGGAAGATTTGGAGCATGGCAAGGAAGCTGAAGAATCAAGACGGTGACACCAGTGCTTTGTACGAAGATAAGAAGATCTGGGTCAAGTACTCCCTCTTCTACGACTCGTACAAGAAAGATTACTGGTGGATGTTCGTGCCCATCATTGCGTACATGTTCGCCAAAGGCTGCGTTCTCGCAGCCggagacggccatggcatgACGCAAGCCATTGCCCAGCTCGCGATTGAGGCCATAATGCTTATCCTTCTGCTCTGGAGCCGCCCGTTTGAGCGCAAGTCTGGCAACATAATCAACATAGTCATCGCCGTTGTCCGCGTTCTCTCCATTGCCTGCATCTTGGTTTTCGTCGAGCGATTCGGTGTTAAGCAATCGACTCAGACCGTTGCCGGCGTCGCTTTGATAGCCGTTCAGTCGGCACTGACTGGTATCCTTGCGATATTGATTGCTTGGAATGCCATAAACGTTTGCTGCAAGGCCAACCCACACCGCAAGCGCAGAAAGGAGATGG AGGCACTTCAACGCGACATGGACAATCTCACACCACTCGACGCGAGAAATTCGCTGCTCCTTGGCCCGGGACGAAGCACGAAGGGATCCATGTCCTCCACGTCGAGCGGGTTGAAGGATTTGTCACCAGGCTTTTCAAACTCTCCCGAGCGATACTACTCGATGGGAGAGGCGATGCAACCTCCCCCTGCGCCGTCAGGAGGACCCTTGTATCGACCactgacgccgacgagattGCAAGAGACTCATAATCTGGTGGAAAACGCGGCGCCAATAGGAATGGGGGGGCCGCAGCCGTTGCTACCGACTGTGGAGAGGGACTATAGGGGAACGTATGGGAGGGGATTCAGCAGTGACCAAGGCAACAGATCTGGGTACCACCGATACAATAACTGA
- a CDS encoding C2H2 finger domain protein, translated as MASTFAPAVPDTLDQQHLQQLHAAEARSRSRPASSCDGHPTAPVLDADADLLPSGIDSLSPSANQFETPAGSTTTVGPCQSSDFGDLDEYPFFAAHCTDLDGTAPSFLDNPLGWNQSLSLFDDDAPLERKHHVADDRQYPLTPTHTSTGHAASPRSAHHGAAGLRSTAPLLPDSISPQQLQNHFKPTPVVIESSSNLTPSRSNSNRTSEDSLAPAPVSTNPQSPRVTVSVWGKDDTGPVHTLERTFDEVTGGIYAAGDLISSLHDPTFASSRRAPMDHWMSEPTVRRSGLDPTSRPEEEVTSINDVARGREAHERDRGVAMWLSENPNDGMAPREHSSEDLRAIEQAFAFHGNDDVPFGLATENKYVAGQTYYAEGSAAPLNDADRRIIAADRNWADAPVLHQITTSRPGLSQPQSSQDAIERFERLCRDNDSIISRSATWGTRRRSFTSVCDLDVEAVTSGSFLKKLSLSRGGGADKGTKSGGLLRDLRGLIRRPSASSLRKRSRSRSRSAKEAPSPKPVEDVRRDNLSPMARASSCGQKPTTPSINTALVNMAHNFASIGTVHSRSGSVSGPTPMLSPKSGLGRSLSVKNALRRPRSKSEVPKASETTTTTTTTTADSHPNLMGIWRKSGGPPVAALAKTSHVNADDDDDEDDDDDDLGEDNDVKANPNMIDDIAPNFAGFRQHIVALNPGLDGTHAFLVERIAHQQIVRYKHLLGAKVKHLGLGAHCPCGPLCLALGGAAKVADQRGDHHAGALDDVDDDGPGKGAINQESFPQDIPVPPTPYLPAEFECQLCYQRKRFQKPSDWTKHVHEDVQPFTCTWDKCRDAKIFKRKADWVRHENEGHRHLEWWTCDVDDCRHTCYRRDNFLQHLVREHKFLEPKVKTKAAMKQAGGMDPTWQKVEQCHRETATRPQEEACRFCGRSFPTWKKLTVHLAKHMEQISLPVLRLVAAKEKELAADTVISPVQEPFSRPTKALPNESSPPPRCAAPMQPQQPLLAGHVQMTYTSQGHLVYPVLPQGQYPTPPASFYPMQYGNIEQSLQQPGLSMEQMERSVGLGQPPLHGMTQASAASAGAFPHVGNQYLSLDNDAGLFPHLTVNALGLQNVGGSPMRDTQPTNDVGYDPMMNPVIGPSGLNRSPFSGHESLSTYSHSPLLNTSSGESNGQEQMWDEKRPADLA; from the coding sequence ATGGCCTCCACCTTTGCCCCTGCCGTCCCGGACACTCTCGATCAGCAGCATCTCCAACAGCTtcacgccgccgaggcccgtAGCCGCTCCCGGCCCGCCTCCAGCTGCGACGGCCATCCGACGGCTCctgtcctcgacgccgacgccgacttgCTGCCGAGTGGCATCGATTCCCTCTCCCCGTCGGCCAACCAGTTCGAAACCCCTGCAGGCTCCACGACGACGGTAGGTCCCTGCCAGTCCAGCGACTTCGGCGATCTCGACGAGTATCCTTTCTTTGCCGCCCACTGCACCGACCTGGATGGGACCGCCCCTTCGTTCCTCGACAATCCGCTAGGCTGGAACCAGTCGCTCTCGCTGttcgacgatgacgccccTCTCGAGCGGAAACATCACGTTGCCGACGACCGCCAGTACCCGCTGACGCCAACCCACACCTCCACCGGCCAtgccgcctcgccgagaaGTGCACACCAtggtgccgccggcctgcgGTCGACGGCCCCGCTCCTCCCAGATTCCATCTCGCCGCAGCAGCTGCAAAATCACTTCAAGCCGacgcccgtcgtcatcgagtCGTCGTCCAACCTGACTCCCAGCCGCTCCAACAGCAACCGCACGAGCGAGGATAGCCTCGCCCCCGCGCCCGTCTCCACGAACCCCCAGAGCCCCCGCGTCACCGTATCGGTCTGGGGAAAGGACGACACCGGCCCGGTTCATACTCTTGAGCGGACCTTTGACGAAGTGACGGGTGGCATCTACGCCGCGGGGGATCTCATATCCTCCCTCCATGACCCAACCTTTGCATCGTCGCGACGCGCCCCGATGGACCACTGGATGAGCGAGCCGACCGTGCGAAGAAGCGGCCTGGACCCGACGAGTCGTCCCGAGGAAGAGGTCACGAGCATCAACGACGTGGCGCGAGGAAGAGAAGCGCATGAGCGCGATCGCGGCGTCGCCATGTGGCTCTCCGAGAACCCAAACGATGGAATGGCACCAAGAGAACATTCCAGCGAGGACCTCCGAGCCATCGAGCAGGCGTTTGCCTTTCATGGCAATGACGACGTTCCCTTTGGCCTCGCCACCGAGAACAAATACGTCGCCGGCCAGACGTACTATGCCGAAGGCAGCGCCGCACCCCTGAACGATGCGGACCGCCGCATCATCGCGGCAGATCGCAACTGGGCCGACGCTCCCGTCCTGCATCAAATCACGACGAGCCGTCCGGGGCTGAGCCAGCCCCAGTCGTCGCAGGACGCCATCGAAAGGTTTGAGAGGTTGTGCCGCGACAACGACTCCATCATTTCCCGGTCCGCAACCTGGGGcactcgtcgacggagcTTCACGAGCGTCTgtgacctcgacgtcgaagccgtcaCGAGCGGCAGCTTTCTCAAGAAGCTGTCGCTgagtcgcggcggcggcgccgacaagGGCACCAAGTCGGGAGGCTTGCTGAGGGACCTTCGAGGTCTGATAAGGCGACCGAGCGCGAGCTCGCTGCGGAAGCGCTCCCGAAGCCGTTCCCGCTCCGCCAAGGAGGCGCCGTCACCGAAGCCGGTCGAGGATGTCCGTCGAGACAACCTGTCTCCCATGGCCCGAGCCTCGAGCTGTGGACAaaagccgacgacgccgagcataAACACGGCGCTCGTCAACATGGCGCACAACTTTGCCTCCATCGGCACCGTCCATTCGCGAAGCGGTTCCGTCAGCGGGCCGACACCCATGCTCTCTCCCAAGAGCGGCCTCGGCAGGAGTCTCAGCGTCAAGAACGCACTCCGACGTCCCCGAAGCAAGTCCGAGGTACCGAAAGCatccgagacgacgacgacgacgacgacgacgacggccgacagCCACCCGAACCTCATGGGCATATGGAGAAAGTCCGGCGGCCCGCCcgttgccgccctcgccaagaCGAGCCACGTGAATGcagatgacgatgacgacgaagacgacgacgacgacgaccttggcGAGGACAACGACGTCAAGGCCAACCCAAACATGATCGATGACATCGCACCCAACTTTGCGGGATTCCGACAGcacatcgtcgccctcaaCCCCGGTCTCGACGGAACCCACGCCTTCTTGGTCGAGCGCATTGCCCACCAGCAGATCGTACGGTACAAGCACCTACTGGGCGCCAAGGTAAAACACCTCGGACTCGGCGCGCACTGCCCTTGCGGTCCGCTctgcctcgccctcggcggcgcggccaaggtggccgacCAACGAGGTGACCACCACGCCGGAGCCTTGGATGATGTGGATGATGACGGTCCCGGCAAGGGGGCCATCAACCAGGAGAGCTTTCCCCAAGACATCCCCGTACCTCCCACGCCGTACCTGCCGGCCGAGTTCGAGTGCCAGCTGTGCTATCAGCGGAAGAGGTTCCAGAAGCCGTCGGATTGGACCAAGCACGTGCACGAGGACGTCCAGCCCTTCACCTGCACCTGGGACAAGTGCCGAGATGCCAAGATCTTCAAGCGCAAGGCCGACTGGGTTCGGCACGAGAATGAGGGTCACCGCCACCTGGAGTGGTGGACCTgcgatgtcgacgactgCCGCCACACCTGCTACCGACGAGACAATTTCCTGCAGCACCTCGTCCGCGAGCACAAGTTCCTCGAGCCCAAGGTGAAGACGAAGGCGGCCATGaagcaggccggcggcatgGACCCGACCTGGCAAAAGGTCGAGCAGTGCCAccgcgagacggcgacgcggccCCAGGAGGAGGCCTGTCGATTCTGCGGCAGGTCCTTTCCGACCTGGAAGAAGCTGACGGTGCACCTCGCCAAGCACATGGAGCAAATCTCCCTGCCCGTTCTCCGCCTCGTTGCGGCCAAGGAGAAGGAACTCGCGGCCGACACCGTCATCAGCCCGGTGCAAGAGCCTTTTTCGCGTCCGACAAAGGCGCTGCCGAACGAATCGAGCCCTCCCCCGCGGTGTGCGGCCCCGATGCAACCACAGCAACCGCTTCTGGCTGGCCACGTGCAGATGACATACACGAGCCAGGGTCACCTCGTGTACCCTGTTCTGCCGCAGGGTCAGTATCCCACCCCGCCGGCGTCGTTCTACCCGATGCAGTACGGCAACATCGAACAGAGCCTGCAGCAGCCAGGCCTGAGCATGGAGCAGATGGAGCgcagcgtcggcctcggccaaccACCACTGCATGGCATGACGCAggcttcggcggcgtcggcgggtgCGTTCCCGCACGTCGGCAATCAGTATTTGTCGCTGGACAACGATGCGGGCCTGTTTCCGCACTTGACGGTGAACGCGCTCGGGCTCCAGAACGTCGGGGGGTCTCCGATGCGAGACACGCAGCCGACGAACGACGTCGGCTACGATCCGATGATGAATCCGGTCATAGGCCCGTCGGGTCTCAACAGAAGCCCATTCAGCGGCCACGAGTCGCTCTCGACCTATTCTCACTCCCCGCTCCTGAACACCAGCAGCGGTGAGTCCAACGGCCAAGAGCAGATGTGGGACGAGAAACGACCAGCAGACTTGGCTTGA
- a CDS encoding protein phosphatase methylesterase 1 produces the protein MSELQRAWAKSKITLSHEPFGAIDDVEEETQVTEVPEHTDDDSSSASSVSSTGTIIPTPSQKLFARPEGLARSRTLEQIPWTVYFERELFLEADDKPDVKFHAYLTSPVEKGPLFVMHHGAGSSALSFAVVGSEMRKRLPSAGLLAVDCRGHGATVSPEGASLDLRLETLSSDLHRMIRSTSDKMKWETLPNIILVGHSLGGAVVTDLAKSKALGKSLLGYAVLDVVEGSAIDALKSMQTYLSTRPVGFASTQEAIDWHIRSRTIRNSTSARTSVPPLLVGDESADGTRRWRWRTNLAATQPFWEGWFEGLSKKFLGATGGKLLLLAGTDRLDTELTIGQMQGSPHENEGMLACRRADANGGCITGKYALQVFPEAGHFIQEDIPEKTAIALVEFYRRNDRSALVLPPKVSEMLRQGKKV, from the exons ATGAGCGAGCTGCAACGAGCATGGGCAAAGTCCAAAATTACTCTATCGCACGAACCCTTCGGTGCGATCGAtgatgtcgaggaggagacgcAGGTGACGGAGGTGCCGGAGCACACGGATgacgactcgtcgtcggcatcgtccgtctcctcgacgggaACCATCATCCCGACACCGAGCCAGAAGCTGTTTGCCCGTCCAGAGGG GCTTGCGCGCAGCAGAACGCTGGAGCAAATCCCTTGGACCGTGTACTTTGAACGAGAGCTTTTCCTCGAGGCGGACGACAAGCCGGACGTGAAGTTCCATGCCTACCTCACCTCGCCGGTGGAAAAGGGCCCGCTCTTCGTGATGCATcacggcgccggctcgtcggcgctcagctttgccgtcgtcggctccgagATGCGCAAACGACTCCCGTcggccggcctgctcgccgtGGACTGCCGCGGCCACGGGGCAACGGTTTCGCCCGAGGGCGCATCGCTGGATTTGCGGCTCGAAACGCTCTCGTCGGACCTGCATCGTATGATACGGTCGACGAGTGACAAGATGAAATGGGAAACGCTCCCCAacatcatcctcgtcggccactcCCTCGGCGGAGCGGTCGTGACGGACCTGGCCAAGTCGAAGGCGCTGGGCAAGTCGTTGCTGGGTTACGCGGTGCTGGATGTGGTGGAGGGGTCGGCCATTGACGCGTTGAAGAGCATGCAGACGTAcctgtcgacgaggccggtcGGCTTCGCGTCGACGCAAGAAGCCATCGACTGGCACATTCGGTCGCGAACGATACGAAACTCGACATCGGCGCGGACGTCCGTGCCCCCACTCCTCGTCGGGGACGagagcgccgacggcacgagaCGGTGGAGATGGAGGACGAATCTCGCGGCGACGCAGCCGTTCTGGGAAGGCTGGTTCGAAGGACTCAGCAAAAAGTTCCTGGGCGCGACGGGGGGgaagctgctgctgttggcGGGCACCGATCGGCTCGATACCGAACTCACCATCGGTCAGATGCAAGGTTCGCCGCACGAGAATGAAGGCATGCTTGCGTGCCGCCGAGCGGATGCTAACGGAGGCTGCATCACAGGCAAGTACGCTTTACAGGTCTTCCCCGAGGCCGGCCACTTCATTCAGGAAGACATTccggagaagacggcgatCGCGTTGGTGGAGTTTTACAGGAGAAATGATAGGAGCGCGCTGGTGCTCCCGCCGAAAGTGTCCGAGATGCTCCGGCAGGGAAAGAAGGTGTAG
- a CDS encoding cell wall protein → MKASLIIALAASLVAGQLDSIPTCAQGCVGKYITGGGVAGCKTADIACVCRNKDFLDGIACCLADVCSQEDQDKSVKFARQLCTSSGVQVPDKVVCNKAASSATTTTSTSATASATNAAQSSTSKAAAAPVVGNIGGLTGAVLAMLAAL, encoded by the exons ATGAAGGCATCACtcatcatcgccctcgctgccagcctcgtcgccggaCAGCTGGACAGCATCCCAACCTGTGCC CAAGGCTGCGTCGGCAAGTACATCACGGGAGGTGGCGTTGCCGGCTGCAAGACGGCCGACATTGCCTGCGTCTGCCGGAACAAggacttcctcgacggcatcgcctgctgcctcgccgacgtgTGCAGCCAAGAGGATCAGGACAAGTCGGTCAAGTTTGCGAGGCAGCTCTGCACCTCGTCGGGCGTCCAGGTCCCCGACAAGGTGGTGTGCAACAAGGCAGCCAGCTCGGCAACGaccacgacgtcgacgtcggccacggcctcggcgacgaatGCCGCGCagtcctcgacgtcgaaagCAGCCGCGgcacccgtcgtcggcaacatCGGCGGCTTgaccggcgccgtcctggccATGCTCGCTGCTCTGTGA
- a CDS encoding putative RPE1-D-ribulose-5-phosphate 3-epimerase codes for MAPKTIIAPSVLSADFGQFGHECSRTMEHGADWLHVDIMDGHFVPNITFGAPVVAKIRQHVSKPTEPQGRGTFDCHMMIAEPKKWVKEFKKAGCDLYCFHYEAAFSSAAESPEQSSDKKTNPRELIRYIHDCGLLAGIAIRPDTSVDVLWDILETEDAKEMPDMVLVMTVMPGFGGQKFMATELAKVEALRRKYPELNIEVDGGVGPTNIGDAADAGANVIVSGSAVFGAKDPAEVIAALRKRVDERSSRRR; via the exons ATGGCTCCCAAAACGATCATCGCACCGTCCGTTCTGTCGGCCGACTTTGGCCAGTTTGGCCATGAGTGTTCGAGGACGATGGAGCATGGTGCCGACTGGCTCCACGTCGATATCAT GGACGGGCACTTTGTGCCAAACATTACCTTTGGAGCGCCCGTCGTGGCCAAGATTCGGCAGCATGTCTCGAAGCCTACCGAGCCGCAAGGCCGTGGCACCTTTGACTGCCACATGATGATTGCCGAG CCCAAGAAATGGGTAAAGGAGTTCAAGAAGGCCGGCTGCGACCTGTACTGCTTCCACTACGAGGCGgccttctcgtcggcggccgagagtcCGGAGCAGTCGTCGGACAAGAAGACTAACCCGAGGGAGCTCATACGGTACATACACGACTGCGGCCTGCTGGCGGGCATCGCCATCCGACCGGACACATCGGTCGATGTTCTGTGGGACATTTTGGAGACGGAGGACGCCAAGGAGATGCCTGAC ATGGTGCTCGTCATGACGGTCATGCCCGGATTCGGTGGGCAAAAGTTCATGGCCACTGAGCTGGCCAAGGTCGAAGCGCTGCGGAGGAAGTATCCGGAGCTCAACATCGAGGTGGATGGCGGAGTCGGTCCGACCAACATTGGCGACgcagccgacgccggcgccaacGTCATTGTCTCCGGCAGCGCCGTCTTTGGTGCAAAGGACCCGGCCGAGGTCATTGCCGCCTTACGGAAGCGTGTGGACGAGCGAAGCAGCCGGCGAAGGTAG